The following are from one region of the Candidatus Eremiobacteraceae bacterium genome:
- the metF gene encoding methylenetetrahydrofolate reductase [NAD(P)H], translating to MKIDAILQHRKPCFSFEFFPPQSDEGVARLLSTVEVLRPLEPAFVSVTYGAGGSTRARTIEVTKAIKRDLGVEAMAHLTCVGADVAGLRGVLDEVAEAGIDNLLALRGDPPGGTGRFVPYAGGLQHASDLMALATRDYDFCVGGACYPEMHIESTDAATDLRHALLKVASGAKFLITQLFFDNERYFSFVARARRAGIGVPIIPGIMPITGADQIARFTSRCGASIPDRLGRALEVRKTEPEAVLDLGVAYATLQCVDLLARGVPAIHFYTLNKSPATRAVVSALLAARPWEPARGLRYLDGADALLEGALSSIDDRSE from the coding sequence GTGAAAATCGACGCGATCCTGCAGCACCGCAAACCCTGCTTTTCCTTCGAATTCTTCCCACCGCAAAGCGACGAAGGCGTGGCGCGCCTGCTGTCGACCGTCGAAGTGTTGCGCCCGCTCGAGCCGGCCTTCGTTTCCGTCACCTACGGCGCCGGTGGGAGCACGCGCGCGCGCACCATCGAGGTGACGAAGGCCATCAAGCGCGATCTCGGCGTCGAAGCGATGGCCCATCTGACCTGTGTCGGCGCCGATGTCGCCGGTCTGCGCGGCGTGCTCGATGAAGTGGCGGAGGCCGGCATCGACAATCTGCTGGCACTGCGCGGAGACCCGCCCGGCGGCACCGGCCGGTTCGTGCCCTATGCGGGCGGCTTGCAGCACGCATCCGATCTGATGGCGCTGGCCACGCGCGACTACGACTTCTGCGTGGGCGGCGCATGCTATCCGGAGATGCACATCGAGTCGACCGACGCCGCGACCGATCTTCGTCACGCGTTGCTCAAAGTCGCGTCAGGCGCGAAATTCCTCATCACCCAGCTGTTCTTCGACAACGAACGCTACTTCTCGTTCGTGGCGCGCGCGCGCAGGGCGGGAATCGGCGTTCCCATCATTCCGGGCATCATGCCGATCACCGGCGCCGATCAAATAGCGCGATTCACAAGCCGCTGCGGCGCGAGCATCCCCGACCGCCTCGGCCGCGCGCTTGAAGTGCGCAAGACCGAGCCCGAAGCCGTGCTCGATCTCGGCGTTGCCTATGCCACGCTGCAGTGCGTCGATCTGCTCGCGCGCGGCGTGCCCGCCATCCACTTCTATACGCTGAACAAATCGCCGGCCACGCGCGCGGTGGTGTCGGCGTTGCTCGCGGCGCGGCCGTGGGAGCCGGCGCGTGGATTGCGATATCTCGACGGCGCCGACGCGTTATTGGAAGGCGCGCTCTCGTCGATCGACGATCGCTCGGAGTAG